In Polyangiaceae bacterium, a single genomic region encodes these proteins:
- a CDS encoding GAF domain-containing protein, producing the protein MTDKHDEKSPTFARFEEQLADAMSDGDDRIVRLEQQLAEATANTAAIVSVLNVVSEASSFRAAVEAALDAVRREFGWAYGSFWTLDREAQVLRFALDSGDVSEAFRQVTISSTFAEGVGFNGRAWKQRDLFFVEDIGDMSDCARAPVAKQMGVKSGVCFPILMRDELVGTMDFFVMRTLQLNTARIDALRNVGKLVSGALDRIERVDRERRNAVDFQTAMAKLSAGLNAASSEMARMTTAQSTVAQNQATAIAQLSTAMTELRQMALQSMDKAQVVIDLSDRALHSAADGRSVVEGTVRGMHEIRGKVQYISERIGALRTQSEQAGEIIASVAEIAEQSRLLALNAAMEAARAGDHGRGFSVVANEIRSLANQSKEATVQVRRILGDIRRATEAAVAAMDDGSAKADEGVALAKQAGERIEILNRFIGEAVDAARLIANAARHQGVGVAQAAEAIRVINNDSNVVIDNVHRAESTVATLNATVADITSLVERIG; encoded by the coding sequence ATGACGGATAAGCACGACGAGAAATCACCGACATTCGCTCGGTTCGAGGAGCAGCTTGCGGATGCAATGTCCGATGGGGACGACCGCATCGTGCGCCTCGAACAGCAGCTCGCGGAAGCGACCGCCAACACGGCGGCCATCGTGAGCGTGCTCAATGTCGTGAGCGAAGCGAGCTCGTTTCGCGCTGCCGTCGAAGCGGCGCTCGATGCCGTACGGCGCGAGTTTGGCTGGGCATACGGCTCGTTCTGGACGCTCGATCGCGAGGCGCAGGTGCTTCGGTTCGCGCTCGATTCGGGAGACGTGAGCGAAGCGTTTCGGCAAGTCACCATCTCGTCGACCTTCGCCGAAGGCGTGGGGTTCAATGGTCGAGCTTGGAAACAGCGCGATCTCTTCTTCGTAGAAGACATCGGCGACATGTCGGACTGCGCGCGCGCGCCCGTGGCAAAGCAGATGGGCGTCAAGAGCGGCGTCTGTTTTCCCATCCTGATGCGCGACGAGCTGGTTGGCACCATGGACTTCTTCGTGATGCGTACGTTGCAGCTCAACACCGCGCGCATCGATGCTTTGCGCAACGTCGGAAAGCTCGTTTCGGGCGCGCTCGATCGCATTGAACGGGTCGACCGAGAAAGGCGTAATGCCGTCGACTTTCAGACGGCCATGGCGAAGCTCTCGGCCGGTTTGAATGCGGCATCCTCCGAAATGGCTCGCATGACCACGGCACAATCGACCGTGGCCCAAAACCAAGCCACCGCGATTGCTCAATTGTCGACGGCAATGACCGAGCTTCGTCAAATGGCGCTGCAATCGATGGACAAGGCTCAAGTCGTCATCGATCTTTCCGATCGGGCTCTGCACAGCGCCGCAGATGGCCGCTCCGTCGTCGAAGGGACCGTGCGCGGCATGCACGAAATTCGCGGCAAGGTGCAATATATTTCCGAAAGAATCGGAGCGCTGCGCACCCAGAGCGAGCAAGCGGGTGAAATCATCGCATCGGTTGCGGAAATCGCCGAACAGAGTCGCTTACTTGCGCTCAATGCCGCCATGGAAGCCGCCCGCGCCGGTGACCATGGTCGAGGGTTTTCCGTCGTCGCCAACGAAATCCGAAGTTTGGCCAATCAATCCAAGGAAGCGACTGTCCAGGTACGAAGGATTCTCGGGGACATTCGTCGCGCCACCGAAGCTGCCGTGGCTGCAATGGACGACGGGTCGGCCAAGGCCGATGAAGGTGTGGCGCTTGCGAAGCAAGCTGGCGAGCGAATCGAAATCCTCAACCGATTCATTGGAGAAGCCGTCGACGCCGCGCGGCTCATTGCCAACGCAGCTCGACATCAAGGCGTGGGCGTCGCTCAAGCCGCCGAAGCCATCCGCGTCATCAACAACGATTCCAACGTCGTCATCGATAACGTTCACCGCGCCGAGTCCACCGTGGCAACGCTCAATGCGACAGTAGCCGACATTACCTCTCTCGTCGAACGCATCGGGTGA